The following proteins come from a genomic window of Pectobacterium actinidiae:
- the ftsN gene encoding cell division protein FtsN yields the protein MAQRDYVSRGRSSGTRRKTTNSRKKGKASGASKTMIALAVAVLVTFAGGLYFIAHNKPDDSPVLPHQNAGKGNGLPPKPEERWRYIKELENRQLGVTTPTEPSAGGEIQSPVQLTDEQRQLLEQMQSDMRRQPTQLSEVPYNDQTQVPRSQVAIKPPTQSMQPPPVVTTQPTTRTPAIAQTTPVVPRQEAPKQEAPKQQPVKQPEAPKAEKTQRWAIQCGSFKTMDPAESVRAQLAFAGIESRITSNGGWNRIMLGPYNNRAAADSMIQRLKGAGASNCIPLASGG from the coding sequence GTGGCACAAAGAGACTACGTGAGCCGGGGACGTTCATCAGGAACGCGCCGGAAAACGACAAATAGCCGAAAAAAAGGCAAGGCTTCAGGTGCATCCAAAACGATGATCGCACTCGCTGTTGCCGTTTTGGTCACCTTCGCGGGCGGTCTGTACTTTATCGCCCATAATAAACCCGACGATTCCCCCGTCCTCCCGCATCAGAATGCGGGCAAAGGTAACGGGCTGCCACCCAAGCCGGAAGAACGCTGGCGCTACATCAAAGAGCTGGAAAACCGCCAGTTGGGTGTCACGACGCCAACGGAACCTTCCGCAGGTGGTGAGATTCAGTCGCCAGTGCAGTTGACGGATGAACAGCGCCAACTGCTCGAACAGATGCAGTCTGATATGCGTCGTCAGCCAACACAGCTTTCCGAAGTGCCGTATAACGACCAGACGCAGGTTCCGCGCTCTCAGGTGGCAATTAAGCCGCCGACCCAATCGATGCAGCCGCCGCCTGTCGTGACGACGCAGCCGACCACGCGTACCCCCGCGATCGCGCAAACGACGCCGGTTGTACCGAGACAAGAAGCACCAAAACAGGAAGCGCCGAAGCAACAGCCAGTCAAACAGCCTGAAGCGCCAAAAGCCGAGAAAACCCAGCGTTGGGCGATTCAGTGCGGCTCCTTCAAAACCATGGATCCTGCCGAATCGGTAAGAGCACAGTTGGCGTTTGCCGGTATCGAAAGCCGCATCACCTCTAACGGCGGCTGGAACCGTATTATGCTTGGGCCTTATAACAACCGTGCTGCCGCAGATAGCATGATCCAACGTCTTAAGGGCGCGGGTGCATCAAACTGTATTCCTCTTGCTAGCGGGGGTTGA
- the priA gene encoding primosomal protein N' — translation MSVAQVALPVPLARTFDYLLPAGGMTPQVGARVSVSFGHRKAIGIITALSDTSELPLEQLKPVHDVLDEQPLFPPSLWRILLWAVEYYHYPIGEVLFHALPILLRQGKPAHRAPLWQWFATEQGRATPLSTLKRAAKQQQALAALLQSPLYRHQVSEIGLTETALQALRSKGLCELQAAEQMPHDWRQSFSLATDRLRLNTEQATAVGAIRSEDNHFAAWLLAGITGSGKTEVYLSVLENVLSQGKQALVLVPEIGLTPQTIARFRERFNAPVDVLHSALNDSERLAVWLRARSGEAAIIIGTRSALFTPFARLGLIVIDEEHDSSYKQQEGWRYHARDLAVFRAREEDIPIVMGTATPALETLYNVQIGKYRRLNLTKRAGNAALAKQHVIDLKGLPLTAGLSQPLITRIRHHLTNDNQVILFLNRRGFAPVVMCHECGWIAECQRCDHYYTYHQHQKMLRCHHCDSQRPVPQQCPGCGSTHMVPVGLGTEQLEQSLAPIFPDVPITRIDRDTTSRKGALEQQLSQVRQGGARLLIGTQMLAKGHHFPDVTLVALLDVDGSLFSADFRAAERFAQLYTQVAGRAGRAGKAGEVALQTHHPEHPLLQTLLQQGYDAFASQALTERKSVFLPPFTSHILFRADDHDNQQAALFLQQLRNLLEASPLRDESLWLLGPVPALQPKRAGRFRWQLLLQHPSRALLQKLVRTSLTLIGTLPQARKVKWILDVDPTDG, via the coding sequence ATGTCTGTCGCTCAGGTCGCTTTGCCCGTGCCACTGGCACGTACATTCGATTATTTGCTACCCGCAGGAGGAATGACTCCGCAGGTCGGCGCACGCGTCAGCGTTTCCTTTGGTCACCGTAAAGCGATCGGCATTATTACCGCGCTGAGCGACACCAGCGAACTTCCGCTTGAGCAATTAAAACCCGTGCATGACGTGCTGGACGAACAGCCGCTGTTCCCGCCCAGCCTGTGGCGCATTCTGCTGTGGGCAGTCGAGTACTATCACTACCCGATTGGCGAAGTGCTGTTCCACGCGCTGCCGATCCTACTGCGTCAGGGAAAACCCGCACACCGCGCGCCGCTCTGGCAGTGGTTTGCCACCGAACAGGGCCGGGCGACGCCGCTCAGCACGCTCAAGCGCGCCGCGAAACAGCAGCAGGCGCTGGCGGCCTTACTTCAGTCGCCGCTTTATCGCCATCAGGTCAGCGAAATCGGGCTAACAGAGACAGCGTTGCAGGCGCTACGTAGCAAAGGGCTGTGCGAATTACAGGCCGCAGAGCAAATGCCTCACGACTGGCGTCAGAGTTTTAGTCTGGCAACCGACCGCCTGCGCCTGAATACCGAACAGGCCACCGCCGTCGGTGCAATTCGCAGCGAAGATAACCACTTTGCCGCCTGGTTACTCGCAGGCATCACCGGTTCGGGCAAAACCGAAGTCTATCTCAGCGTGCTGGAAAACGTACTGTCACAGGGCAAACAGGCGCTGGTATTAGTGCCGGAAATTGGCCTGACGCCGCAAACGATCGCCCGCTTTCGCGAACGGTTTAACGCTCCGGTGGATGTGTTGCACTCGGCACTCAACGACAGCGAGCGCCTCGCCGTCTGGCTACGCGCTCGCAGTGGTGAAGCCGCCATCATCATCGGAACGCGGTCAGCGTTATTTACCCCGTTTGCCCGCTTGGGGCTGATCGTGATCGATGAAGAGCACGATAGTTCCTACAAACAGCAGGAAGGCTGGCGCTACCACGCCCGTGATTTGGCGGTCTTTCGCGCCAGAGAAGAAGACATTCCCATCGTCATGGGGACGGCAACGCCCGCGCTGGAAACGCTGTATAACGTCCAGATTGGCAAATATCGGCGCTTGAATCTCACTAAAAGAGCGGGCAATGCCGCGCTAGCCAAACAGCACGTCATCGATCTGAAAGGACTGCCGCTGACTGCCGGGTTATCCCAGCCGTTGATTACCCGCATCCGCCATCATCTGACGAACGATAATCAGGTTATTTTGTTCCTCAATCGGCGCGGATTCGCCCCCGTGGTGATGTGCCACGAGTGCGGCTGGATTGCTGAGTGTCAGCGCTGCGATCACTACTATACCTACCACCAGCATCAGAAGATGTTGCGCTGCCACCACTGCGACAGCCAGCGTCCGGTTCCACAACAGTGCCCCGGTTGCGGCTCGACCCATATGGTGCCCGTCGGTCTGGGAACCGAGCAGTTGGAACAAAGCCTTGCGCCAATCTTTCCAGATGTCCCGATCACCCGCATCGACCGTGATACCACCAGCCGTAAAGGCGCGCTTGAACAACAGCTCTCGCAGGTCAGGCAGGGAGGTGCTCGTCTTCTCATCGGCACACAGATGTTGGCGAAAGGGCATCATTTCCCCGACGTAACGCTGGTCGCCTTACTGGACGTAGATGGTTCGCTGTTCTCTGCCGACTTCCGCGCAGCCGAACGTTTTGCCCAGCTCTATACTCAGGTGGCAGGTCGCGCAGGACGTGCAGGCAAAGCAGGCGAAGTCGCGCTGCAAACGCATCACCCGGAACATCCGCTATTACAAACGCTGCTGCAACAGGGCTACGATGCCTTTGCCAGTCAGGCACTGACCGAACGAAAAAGCGTTTTTCTGCCGCCGTTTACCAGCCATATCCTCTTCCGCGCTGACGATCACGATAATCAGCAGGCCGCATTATTCCTCCAGCAATTGCGTAATTTGCTGGAGGCGAGCCCATTGAGAGATGAATCACTCTGGCTGCTGGGCCCGGTCCCCGCTTTACAGCCAAAACGTGCGGGGCGCTTCCGCTGGCAGCTTTTGCTACAGCACCCTTCCAGAGCACTATTGCAGAAACTGGTCAGAACGTCGCTCACGCTGATCGGCACGCTGCCGCAGGCGCGTAAAGTGAAATGGATACTGGATGTCGACCCCACGGACGGTTAG
- the cytR gene encoding DNA-binding transcriptional regulator CytR, whose translation MKQKKGVTTATMKDVADEAGVSTATVSRTLMNPEKVSATTRRKVEQAVIAVGYSPHALNRNLKRNESRTILTIVPDICDPYFSEIFRGIEETAAEHGYLVLIGDCAHQHQKEKTFVDLIITKQIDGMLLLGSNLPFDAGQEEQRNLPPMVMANEFSPDLALPTVHIDNLTAAFEAVHYLYQAGHQRIACIAGPEHMHLSQYRLQGYIQALRRNGILIDNQYIFRGDFTYETGINGLIALMQHPQPPSAIFCHSDLMALGVLAQARKMGLDIPRDLSIIGFDDIEQAQYSWPPLTSVAQPRYQIGREAMLLLLEQLQGNTVQSGSRLLSSELVIRDSVAAPNYARNRL comes from the coding sequence TTGAAGCAGAAGAAAGGCGTCACCACGGCGACGATGAAAGACGTGGCGGATGAGGCGGGTGTTTCCACCGCCACCGTATCCCGAACGTTAATGAACCCAGAGAAAGTCTCTGCGACCACCCGCAGGAAGGTCGAGCAGGCTGTCATCGCCGTTGGCTATTCGCCCCACGCGCTCAACAGGAATCTCAAGCGTAACGAATCGCGTACGATCCTGACGATCGTCCCAGATATCTGCGATCCCTATTTTTCCGAAATATTTCGCGGGATCGAGGAAACGGCAGCTGAACACGGCTATCTGGTGTTGATTGGCGATTGCGCTCACCAACATCAAAAAGAAAAAACCTTCGTCGACCTGATTATTACCAAGCAGATCGATGGAATGCTGTTACTCGGTTCCAACCTACCGTTTGACGCAGGCCAGGAAGAGCAGCGTAATCTGCCGCCGATGGTGATGGCCAATGAGTTCTCACCGGATCTGGCGCTGCCAACCGTGCATATCGATAACCTGACCGCCGCCTTTGAAGCCGTACATTATCTTTATCAGGCGGGTCATCAGCGTATTGCCTGCATTGCCGGCCCGGAGCACATGCATCTGAGCCAATATCGTTTGCAGGGGTACATTCAGGCTTTGCGCCGCAACGGGATTCTGATCGATAACCAGTACATCTTTCGGGGTGATTTCACCTATGAAACCGGGATTAACGGCCTGATTGCGCTAATGCAACATCCGCAGCCGCCCAGCGCGATCTTCTGTCACAGCGACCTCATGGCACTGGGCGTGCTGGCGCAGGCCAGAAAGATGGGGCTGGACATCCCACGCGATCTCTCCATTATTGGTTTCGATGATATCGAACAGGCGCAATACAGTTGGCCTCCGCTGACGTCTGTCGCTCAGCCACGTTATCAGATCGGACGTGAGGCAATGCTGCTACTCTTAGAGCAGTTGCAAGGTAACACGGTACAAAGCGGTTCCCGTCTATTGTCCAGTGAGCTGGTCATACGCGACAGCGTCGCCGCACCGAATTACGCCCGTAACAGGCTTTAA